From the genome of Mesorhizobium japonicum MAFF 303099, one region includes:
- the atpD gene encoding F0F1 ATP synthase subunit beta has protein sequence MAKAATPKTAAPKAAAPVKAAKAPAAAAKAAPAKTAAAPAKAAAAKTSAVAAKATGVVGKVRQVIGAVVDVQFGDHLPAILNALETTNVGNRLVLEVAQHLGENTVRCIAMDSTEGLVRGQEVRDTGAPITVPVGPGMLGRIINVIGEPVDEEGPVDAIEMRSIHQPAPTYVEQSTEAQILITGIKVLDLLAPYAKGGKIGLFGGAGVGKTVLIQELINNIAKAHGGYSVFAGVGERTREGNDLYHEFIESGVNKKGGGEGSKAALVYGQMNEPPGARARVGLTGLTVAEYFRDQGQDVLFFVDNIFRFTQAGSEVSALLGRIPSAVGYQPTLATDMGALQERITTTTKGSITSVQAIYVPADDLTDPAPATSFAHLDATTTLNRAIAEKGIYPAVDPLDSTSRMLDPMVVGEEHYAVARQVQSILQRYKSLQDIIAILGMDELSEEDKQTVARARKIERFLSQPFFVAEVFTGAPGKLVDLADTIKGFKGLCNGDYDHLPEAAFYMVGGIEEAVEKAQRLAAEAA, from the coding sequence ATGGCGAAAGCAGCGACCCCCAAGACGGCGGCCCCCAAGGCCGCAGCCCCCGTAAAGGCGGCCAAGGCTCCGGCAGCCGCCGCGAAGGCAGCTCCGGCAAAGACGGCGGCAGCGCCGGCCAAGGCCGCGGCGGCCAAGACTTCGGCCGTGGCCGCCAAGGCAACCGGCGTTGTCGGCAAGGTCCGCCAGGTCATCGGCGCAGTCGTCGACGTGCAGTTCGGCGATCACCTTCCGGCGATCCTGAACGCGCTCGAGACGACCAATGTCGGCAATCGCCTGGTGCTTGAAGTTGCCCAGCATCTGGGTGAAAACACCGTGCGCTGCATCGCCATGGACTCCACCGAAGGTCTGGTGCGCGGCCAGGAAGTGCGTGACACCGGTGCGCCGATCACCGTACCGGTCGGCCCGGGCATGCTGGGCCGCATCATCAACGTCATCGGCGAGCCGGTCGACGAAGAGGGCCCGGTCGATGCGATCGAGATGCGCTCCATCCACCAGCCGGCTCCGACCTATGTCGAGCAGTCGACGGAAGCGCAGATCCTGATCACCGGCATCAAGGTGCTCGACCTGCTGGCGCCTTACGCCAAGGGCGGCAAGATCGGCCTGTTCGGCGGCGCCGGCGTCGGCAAGACCGTGCTGATCCAGGAACTGATCAACAACATCGCCAAGGCACACGGCGGCTATTCGGTGTTCGCCGGCGTCGGTGAGCGCACCCGCGAGGGCAACGATCTCTATCACGAGTTCATCGAATCCGGCGTCAACAAGAAGGGCGGCGGCGAAGGCTCCAAGGCGGCTCTCGTGTACGGCCAGATGAACGAGCCGCCGGGCGCGCGCGCCCGTGTCGGCCTGACCGGCCTGACGGTGGCTGAATATTTCCGCGACCAGGGCCAGGACGTGCTGTTCTTCGTCGACAACATCTTCCGCTTCACGCAGGCGGGTTCGGAAGTGTCGGCTCTGCTCGGCCGTATCCCGTCGGCCGTGGGCTATCAGCCGACGCTCGCCACCGACATGGGCGCGCTGCAGGAACGCATCACCACCACCACCAAGGGCTCGATCACCTCGGTGCAGGCCATCTACGTGCCCGCCGACGACTTGACCGACCCGGCGCCGGCGACCTCGTTCGCCCACCTTGACGCGACGACGACGCTGAACCGCGCCATCGCCGAAAAGGGCATCTATCCGGCGGTCGATCCGCTGGATTCGACCTCGCGCATGCTCGACCCGATGGTTGTCGGCGAAGAGCACTATGCGGTTGCCCGCCAGGTGCAGTCGATCCTCCAGCGCTACAAGTCGCTGCAGGACATCATCGCCATCCTGGGCATGGACGAGCTGTCGGAAGAGGACAAGCAGACCGTGGCCCGCGCCCGCAAGATCGAGCGCTTCCTGTCGCAGCCCTTCTTCGTCGCCGAAGTGTTCACCGGCGCGCCGGGCAAGCTCGTCGACCTCGCCGACACCATCAAGGGCTTCAAGGGCCTCTGCAACGGCGACTACGATCACCTGCCGGAAGCTGCCTTCTACATGGTCGGCGGCATCGAGGAAGCGGTCGAGAAGGCACAGCGCCTGGCGGCTGAAGCGGCATAA
- a CDS encoding F0F1 ATP synthase subunit gamma produces MPSLKDLRNRIASVKATQKITKAMQMVAAAKLRRAQEAAEAARPYSERMGSVLANITQAIGGGGDAPALMTGTGKDNVHLLVVCTAERGLCGGFNSQIARLARDHIRRLLADGKQVKIICVGKKGFDILRRDYASMILDRVDLREVKTLGFVNADAIAKKVIHLFNEGAFDICTLFYSQFKSVISQVPTAQQIIPAGVASAPAAAVDGGNAVYEYEPEPGEILSDLIPRNISVQVFRALLENAAGEMGAKMSAMDNATRNAGEMINKLSITYNRQRQAQITKELIEIISGAEAL; encoded by the coding sequence ATGCCTTCATTAAAAGACCTTCGTAACCGTATCGCCTCGGTCAAGGCGACGCAGAAGATCACCAAGGCGATGCAGATGGTCGCCGCGGCGAAGCTGCGCCGTGCGCAAGAGGCAGCGGAAGCGGCGCGCCCCTATTCGGAGCGCATGGGTTCCGTGCTGGCCAACATCACCCAGGCAATCGGCGGCGGCGGCGATGCCCCGGCGCTGATGACCGGCACCGGCAAGGACAACGTGCATCTGCTCGTCGTCTGCACCGCCGAGCGCGGCCTGTGCGGCGGCTTCAATTCGCAGATCGCCCGTCTTGCCCGCGATCATATCCGGCGGCTTCTGGCCGACGGCAAGCAGGTCAAGATCATCTGCGTCGGCAAGAAGGGTTTCGACATCCTGCGCCGCGACTATGCCTCGATGATCCTCGACCGTGTCGACCTGCGCGAGGTCAAGACGCTCGGCTTCGTCAATGCCGACGCGATCGCCAAGAAGGTCATCCACCTCTTCAACGAGGGCGCCTTCGACATCTGCACGCTGTTCTATTCGCAGTTCAAATCGGTGATCAGCCAGGTCCCGACGGCGCAGCAGATCATTCCCGCCGGCGTCGCTTCGGCTCCCGCCGCAGCGGTGGATGGCGGCAATGCCGTCTACGAATACGAGCCGGAGCCGGGCGAGATCCTCTCCGACCTCATCCCGCGCAACATTTCCGTGCAGGTTTTCCGGGCGCTGCTCGAAAACGCGGCCGGCGAAATGGGCGCCAAGATGAGCGCCATGGACAATGCGACGCGCAACGCCGGCGAGATGATCAACAAGCTGTCGATCACCTATAACCGCCAGCGGCAGGCGCAGATCACCAAGGAACTGATCGAAATCATTTCGGGCGCTGAAGCGCTCTAG
- the atpA gene encoding F0F1 ATP synthase subunit alpha: protein MDIRAAEISAILKDQIKNFGREAEVSEVGQVLSVGDGIARVYGLDNVQAGEMVEFPGGIRGMALNLEADNVGVVIFGADRDIKEGDTVKRTGAIVDVPVGPGLLGRVVDALGNPIDGKGPIKATERKRVDVKAPGIIPRKSVHEPMSTGLKAIDALIPVGRGQRELVIGDRQTGKTAIILDTMLNQKSVHDNGPEKEKLYCVYVAVGQKRSTVAQFVKVLEERGALEYSIIVAATASDPAPMQFLAPFAGCTMGEYFRDNGMHALISYDDLSKQAVAYRQMSLLLRRPPGREAYPGDVFYLHSRLLERAAKLNDDLGNGSLTALPVIETQANDVSAYIPTNVISITDGQIFLETNLFFQGIRPAVNVGLSVSRVGSSAQIKAMKQVAGSIKGELAQYREMAAFAQFGSDLDAATQRLLNRGSRLTELLKQPQFSPLKTEEQVAVIFAGVNGYLDKLPVNQVGKFEHGLLSHMRAAGKDVLDAIRKEKALSDDLRAKLKAEIDAFAKTFA from the coding sequence ATGGACATCCGCGCCGCGGAAATTTCCGCAATTCTGAAAGACCAGATCAAGAATTTCGGCAGGGAGGCCGAGGTCTCCGAAGTTGGACAGGTGCTGTCCGTCGGTGACGGTATCGCCCGCGTCTACGGCCTCGACAATGTCCAGGCCGGCGAGATGGTCGAATTCCCCGGCGGCATCCGCGGCATGGCGCTCAACCTCGAAGCCGACAATGTCGGCGTCGTCATCTTCGGCGCCGACCGCGACATCAAGGAAGGCGACACCGTCAAGCGCACCGGCGCCATCGTCGACGTTCCGGTCGGTCCGGGCCTGCTCGGCCGCGTCGTCGACGCGCTCGGCAACCCGATCGACGGCAAGGGCCCGATCAAGGCGACCGAACGCAAGCGCGTCGACGTCAAGGCGCCCGGTATCATCCCGCGCAAGTCGGTGCATGAGCCGATGTCGACCGGCCTCAAGGCCATCGATGCGCTGATCCCGGTCGGCCGTGGCCAGCGCGAGCTGGTCATCGGCGACCGTCAGACCGGCAAGACCGCCATCATCCTCGACACGATGCTCAACCAGAAGTCGGTGCACGACAACGGCCCCGAGAAGGAAAAGCTCTACTGCGTCTATGTCGCCGTCGGCCAGAAGCGCTCGACCGTCGCGCAGTTCGTCAAGGTGCTGGAAGAGCGCGGCGCGCTCGAATATTCGATCATTGTCGCCGCCACCGCTTCCGATCCGGCGCCGATGCAGTTCCTGGCGCCGTTCGCCGGCTGCACCATGGGCGAGTATTTCCGCGACAATGGCATGCATGCGCTGATCAGCTACGACGATCTGTCGAAGCAGGCCGTCGCCTATCGCCAGATGTCGCTGCTCCTGCGCCGCCCGCCGGGCCGCGAAGCCTATCCGGGCGACGTCTTCTATCTGCACTCGCGCCTGCTCGAGCGCGCCGCCAAGCTCAATGACGATCTGGGCAATGGCTCGCTGACGGCGCTGCCAGTCATCGAAACGCAGGCCAACGACGTGTCGGCCTACATCCCGACCAACGTGATCTCGATCACCGACGGCCAGATATTCCTCGAAACCAACCTGTTCTTCCAGGGCATCCGTCCGGCCGTCAACGTCGGTCTGTCGGTGTCGCGCGTCGGTTCCTCGGCGCAGATCAAGGCGATGAAGCAGGTTGCCGGCTCGATCAAGGGCGAGCTCGCGCAGTACCGCGAAATGGCGGCCTTCGCGCAGTTCGGCTCGGATCTCGACGCCGCCACGCAGCGCCTGCTCAACCGCGGATCGCGCCTGACCGAACTCCTGAAGCAGCCGCAGTTCTCGCCGCTGAAGACGGAAGAGCAGGTCGCGGTGATCTTCGCCGGCGTCAACGGCTATCTCGACAAGCTGCCGGTCAACCAGGTCGGCAAGTTCGAGCATGGCCTGCTCAGCCATATGCGTGCGGCCGGCAAGGACGTTCTCGACGCCATCCGCAAGGAAAAGGCGCTGTCGGACGATCTGCGCGCCAAGCTGAAGGCAGAGATCGACGCTTTCGCCAAGACCTTCGCCTGA
- a CDS encoding F0F1 ATP synthase subunit delta, translating into MAQSSSPISGVAERYAGSLFELALQANSVAKVESDLNSFEAMLAGSSDLTRLINSPVFSGEEQAKAIAAIADKAGITGLTGNFLRVVARNRRLFAVPGMIKAFRQIAAEHRGETAAEVTSAHELTAAQQTELKAALKSVAGKDVAISVTVDPSLLGGLVVKIGSRQIDTSLKTKLNSLKLALKEVG; encoded by the coding sequence GTGGCCCAATCGTCATCGCCAATCTCAGGTGTCGCAGAACGCTACGCGGGTTCGCTGTTCGAACTCGCCCTGCAGGCAAATTCCGTGGCCAAGGTCGAGTCCGACCTCAACAGTTTCGAGGCGATGCTGGCTGGCAGTTCCGACCTGACCCGGCTGATCAACAGCCCGGTGTTCTCCGGCGAGGAGCAGGCCAAGGCCATCGCGGCGATCGCCGACAAGGCTGGGATCACCGGCCTCACCGGTAATTTCCTGCGCGTCGTCGCCCGCAATCGCCGGCTGTTCGCCGTGCCCGGCATGATCAAGGCGTTCCGCCAGATCGCCGCCGAACACCGTGGCGAGACCGCTGCTGAAGTGACGTCGGCTCACGAGCTGACGGCTGCCCAGCAGACCGAACTCAAGGCGGCGCTGAAAAGCGTTGCCGGCAAGGACGTGGCCATCTCCGTCACCGTCGATCCGTCGCTGCTCGGCGGGCTGGTGGTCAAGATAGGCTCGCGCCAGATCGATACGTCGCTCAAAACCAAACTCAATTCGCTCAAGCTTGCACTGAAAGAGGTCGGCTGA